The proteins below are encoded in one region of Neoasaia chiangmaiensis:
- the hslV gene encoding ATP-dependent protease subunit HslV, whose protein sequence is MHNASQTHDPVGWHGTTILCVRRDGQVAMAGDGQVTLGQTVIKGNARKVRRIGPKSAILAGFAGATADAFTLLERLEAKLERYPDQLERACVELAKDWRTDRYLRRLEAMMAVADAHRSFTLTGNGDVLEPEDGIIAIGSGGNYALSAARALIDIEGLTAEDVARRAMKIAGDICVYTNHSVRVETLGGETE, encoded by the coding sequence ATGCATAACGCTTCTCAAACTCACGATCCGGTCGGCTGGCATGGCACGACCATTCTCTGCGTACGCCGTGACGGACAGGTGGCGATGGCTGGCGACGGGCAGGTTACGCTCGGCCAGACCGTCATCAAGGGCAATGCCCGAAAGGTGCGGCGTATCGGGCCGAAGAGCGCAATCCTTGCGGGGTTTGCCGGCGCAACAGCCGATGCGTTCACCCTGCTGGAGCGGCTTGAGGCCAAGCTGGAGCGGTATCCGGACCAGTTGGAACGCGCCTGCGTCGAACTTGCCAAGGATTGGCGGACCGATCGCTACCTGCGTCGGCTGGAGGCGATGATGGCCGTGGCCGACGCGCATCGTTCCTTTACATTGACCGGCAATGGCGATGTGCTGGAACCCGAAGATGGCATCATCGCCATTGGGTCGGGCGGCAATTACGCGCTTTCCGCCGCGCGTGCATTGATCGATATCGAAGGGCTGACAGCCGAGGATGTCGCGCGACGGGCGATGAAGATCGCCGGCGATATCTGTGTTTATACAAACCATTCCGTTCGCGTGGAAACGTTGGGCGGCGAGACCGAATAA
- the rplT gene encoding 50S ribosomal protein L20: protein MARVKRGVTSHARHKKVLDLAKGYRGRSSTNYRIALERVEKALRYAYRDRRNKKRDFRALWIQRINAAVREHGLTYSKFINGLAKAGIEIDRKVLAAIAYDDAVAFGEIVKLAQQALEPAQA from the coding sequence ATGGCACGTGTCAAGCGGGGCGTAACGTCGCACGCCCGTCACAAGAAGGTTCTCGACCTTGCGAAGGGTTATCGCGGCCGGTCCTCGACGAACTATCGTATCGCTCTGGAGCGCGTCGAGAAGGCGCTGCGCTATGCGTATCGCGATCGTCGCAACAAGAAGCGCGATTTCCGCGCGCTGTGGATCCAGCGTATCAACGCTGCCGTGCGTGAGCATGGCCTGACCTACAGCAAGTTCATCAACGGTCTGGCGAAGGCCGGCATCGAAATCGATCGTAAGGTTCTGGCCGCGATCGCTTACGACGATGCTGTGGCATTCGGCGAGATCGTCAAGCTGGCGCAGCAGGCGCTGGAACCGGCGCAGGCCTGA
- the pheT gene encoding phenylalanine--tRNA ligase subunit beta — MRFTLSWLREHLDFTASLDEIVTRLNAIGLEVESVDNPADRLKGFRVAKILEAHRHPDADRLQVCIVAAGGDFERVQVVCGAPNARAGLHVIFAPPGTYIPGSDMTIKAGRIRGQESGGMLCSLRELGLGEEADGIAELPENVVLGQSYAAFAKLDDPIVEIAITPNRGDALSIRGIARDLAAAGVGHLKPWLTETVEGSFPSPINWAIDYDKACPHVVGCMVRGVRNGPSPAWLRRRLEAVGVKPISRLVDVTNYLTYDLGRPLHVFDAAKLAGDTLTVTRAARETFTGLDGRDYVLGTDDIVIVDNSGVQSLAGIMGGEASGVSDETTDVFIESALFDAVQVALTGRRLAIHTDARQRFERGIDPALLLPGLEAAIKMILDLCGGEASEIVQAGETPSWQRDAWLRFERIETLGGVQIDPETAVRSLEHLGFAVLERTDEKARFAVPSWRNDIATGVVLDQAPHLDPDRAQSASAEVHAIEAECDLLEEILRLHGLDAIPARKLPRSTMIPSAALDARQARKGIARRVCATRGLMETVGFSFVALDDAARFGGAPESLRLLNPIASDLNQLRPTPLPNLVHAWQENAARGHEAAGFFELGPAFGQEGQALVLAGLRGGRTARHPEVAARDMTVWDAKGDLEAALLALGVPVEALSVTTDAAAHYHPGRSGQIRQGPKIVLGAFGELHPRIAHDMGIDGTLVAFELFMDAVPLPKNRRRAAPQLSPMQPVRRDFAFLAGPETEAQAVLRAARGAERNLITEVRLFDVYEGKPLEPGYRSLGIEVVLQPMQASLMDAEIEAVSDKIVAAVEKATGATLRR; from the coding sequence ATGAGGTTCACGCTGTCCTGGCTGCGCGAGCATCTGGATTTCACGGCTTCGCTGGACGAGATCGTCACCCGGCTGAATGCGATCGGCCTGGAGGTCGAAAGTGTCGATAATCCGGCGGATCGCCTGAAGGGCTTTCGTGTCGCGAAAATCCTGGAAGCGCATCGCCATCCCGATGCTGACCGACTTCAGGTCTGCATTGTCGCGGCGGGCGGTGATTTCGAGCGCGTGCAGGTTGTCTGCGGTGCGCCGAATGCGCGTGCGGGACTGCATGTGATTTTCGCGCCGCCGGGCACGTATATTCCCGGCAGCGATATGACGATCAAGGCCGGCCGTATTCGGGGGCAGGAGAGCGGCGGCATGCTCTGTTCGCTTCGTGAGCTCGGATTGGGTGAGGAAGCCGACGGTATTGCGGAATTGCCGGAGAACGTCGTTCTGGGGCAATCCTACGCGGCTTTCGCGAAGCTCGATGATCCGATCGTGGAGATCGCCATCACGCCGAACCGTGGCGATGCGCTGAGCATCCGGGGCATTGCGCGTGATCTTGCGGCGGCAGGCGTCGGGCATCTCAAGCCCTGGCTGACCGAGACGGTGGAGGGGAGTTTCCCGTCGCCGATTAACTGGGCGATCGATTACGACAAGGCTTGTCCTCACGTTGTCGGCTGTATGGTTCGCGGTGTCCGGAACGGTCCGAGTCCGGCATGGCTGCGTCGCCGACTTGAAGCGGTCGGCGTCAAGCCGATCTCCCGTCTCGTGGATGTCACGAATTATCTGACTTACGACCTCGGGCGGCCGCTGCATGTCTTCGACGCCGCCAAACTGGCGGGCGACACGCTGACCGTAACGCGTGCCGCGCGCGAGACGTTTACCGGGCTGGACGGTCGTGACTACGTTCTGGGCACCGACGATATTGTGATTGTGGACAACAGCGGCGTGCAGTCGCTGGCCGGCATCATGGGTGGCGAGGCAAGCGGCGTCTCCGATGAGACGACGGACGTTTTTATCGAGTCCGCGCTTTTCGATGCGGTACAGGTTGCGCTGACCGGACGGCGGCTGGCCATTCATACGGATGCGCGGCAACGCTTCGAGCGCGGCATCGATCCCGCGCTGCTCCTGCCTGGCCTGGAAGCGGCGATCAAGATGATCCTCGATCTGTGCGGCGGCGAAGCGAGCGAGATCGTGCAGGCGGGAGAAACGCCGTCCTGGCAACGTGATGCGTGGCTGCGTTTCGAACGGATAGAGACACTCGGCGGCGTTCAGATCGACCCGGAGACGGCTGTTCGGTCGCTGGAGCATCTGGGTTTTGCGGTACTGGAGCGTACGGATGAGAAGGCGCGGTTCGCCGTGCCGTCCTGGCGCAACGATATCGCAACGGGCGTCGTGCTGGATCAGGCGCCGCATCTCGATCCGGACCGCGCGCAGTCGGCATCGGCCGAGGTGCATGCGATCGAGGCGGAATGCGATCTGCTGGAGGAAATTCTGCGCCTCCACGGGCTGGATGCCATCCCGGCGCGCAAACTGCCGCGTAGCACCATGATCCCTTCCGCAGCCCTCGATGCCCGGCAGGCCCGCAAGGGTATCGCGCGACGGGTATGTGCAACACGCGGCTTGATGGAGACGGTCGGTTTCTCCTTCGTTGCGCTGGATGATGCGGCACGCTTTGGTGGTGCGCCGGAGAGCCTGCGATTGCTCAACCCGATTGCAAGCGATCTCAATCAACTCCGCCCGACACCGCTACCGAACCTTGTACATGCCTGGCAGGAGAATGCGGCACGGGGTCATGAGGCTGCGGGGTTTTTCGAATTGGGGCCGGCTTTCGGGCAGGAGGGGCAGGCCCTGGTGCTCGCCGGATTGCGTGGCGGACGAACGGCGCGCCATCCGGAGGTCGCGGCGCGTGACATGACGGTGTGGGATGCAAAGGGCGATCTTGAAGCGGCCCTGCTCGCGCTCGGCGTGCCGGTGGAGGCGCTCAGCGTCACGACTGACGCGGCAGCGCATTACCATCCGGGACGTTCGGGGCAGATTCGCCAGGGGCCGAAGATCGTACTCGGTGCTTTCGGTGAACTGCATCCGCGCATTGCGCATGACATGGGCATCGACGGAACGCTGGTTGCGTTCGAACTGTTCATGGATGCCGTTCCGCTGCCGAAAAACCGCCGCCGCGCCGCGCCGCAGCTTTCTCCCATGCAACCGGTGCGCCGGGACTTCGCCTTCCTGGCCGGACCGGAAACCGAGGCTCAGGCTGTTCTTCGGGCCGCGCGGGGTGCCGAACGGAACCTCATCACCGAGGTCCGTCTGTTCGATGTCTATGAAGGCAAGCCGCTGGAACCGGGCTATCGCTCACTGGGCATCGAAGTGGTGCTTCAGCCCATGCAAGCCAGTCTTATGGACGCTGAAATCGAAGCCGTGTCGGATAAGATCGTTGCGGCGGTCGAGAAAGCCACCGGCGCGACGCTGCGGCGCTGA
- the hslU gene encoding ATP-dependent protease ATPase subunit HslU produces MDIPNYSPREIVSELDRFIIGQNDAKRAVAIALRNRWRRAQLPDGLRDEVVPKNILMIGPTGCGKTEIARRLAKLAQSPFLKVEATKFTEVGYVGRDVESIVRDLVEVSINMLRDLKRKDVQVKAEHAAEARLVDALVGEKASADTKSKFRQMLRNGELEDKEIDLQLASEAPQGGDMSNMTPGTVINFNDMMKGLMNRVPQRRRLTVAAAREHLAREEADKLLDNDALTREAIAHTQEHGIVFLDEIDKVCGRSSEGGMRGGDVSREGVQRDLLPLIEGTTVSTKHGTVKTDHILFIASGAFHIAKPSDLLPELQGRLPIRVELSGLSRDDLRRILQEPEHSLLKQYVSLLGTEGVTLDFQDDAVEALAELAADINDRVENIGARRLATVLERLLEEVSFTASDRNGEKIAITAADVRDRVAPLANKGDLSRFIL; encoded by the coding sequence ATGGATATTCCGAATTATTCCCCGCGCGAGATCGTATCCGAACTCGATCGCTTCATCATCGGGCAGAATGATGCCAAGCGTGCCGTCGCGATTGCATTGCGCAATCGCTGGCGGCGGGCGCAGTTGCCGGACGGGCTGCGGGACGAGGTCGTTCCCAAGAACATTCTGATGATCGGACCGACGGGCTGCGGCAAGACGGAGATTGCCCGTCGTCTGGCCAAGCTGGCGCAGTCACCGTTCCTCAAGGTTGAGGCGACGAAATTCACCGAAGTCGGTTACGTCGGGCGGGATGTCGAATCCATTGTCCGCGATCTGGTTGAGGTTTCGATCAACATGCTGCGCGACCTCAAGCGCAAGGATGTGCAGGTCAAGGCGGAACACGCTGCCGAAGCGCGGCTGGTGGATGCGCTGGTGGGAGAAAAGGCCTCGGCGGATACCAAGTCCAAGTTCCGCCAGATGCTTCGCAATGGTGAGTTGGAAGATAAGGAAATCGATCTCCAGCTTGCGAGCGAGGCGCCGCAGGGCGGCGATATGTCGAACATGACGCCGGGCACGGTCATCAATTTCAATGACATGATGAAGGGATTGATGAACCGGGTGCCGCAGCGTCGCCGTCTGACGGTGGCCGCGGCGCGCGAACATCTGGCACGCGAAGAGGCCGACAAGCTGCTCGACAACGATGCGTTGACGCGAGAGGCCATTGCCCACACGCAGGAACACGGCATTGTTTTCCTCGATGAGATCGACAAGGTTTGCGGTCGCTCGTCGGAAGGCGGCATGCGGGGTGGAGATGTCTCCCGTGAGGGCGTGCAGCGCGACCTTTTGCCGTTGATCGAGGGGACAACCGTTTCCACAAAGCATGGAACGGTGAAGACGGACCATATCCTCTTTATCGCGTCGGGCGCTTTTCATATCGCCAAGCCGTCCGATCTGCTGCCCGAGTTGCAGGGACGACTGCCGATCCGTGTCGAATTGTCCGGCCTGTCACGCGACGATCTGCGACGGATCCTCCAGGAGCCGGAGCATTCCCTGCTCAAGCAGTACGTCTCGCTGCTTGGGACGGAAGGCGTGACGCTCGATTTTCAGGATGATGCCGTGGAGGCGCTGGCGGAGCTGGCGGCAGATATCAACGACCGCGTCGAGAATATCGGTGCCCGTCGTCTGGCGACGGTTCTTGAACGCCTGTTGGAGGAGGTCTCCTTCACGGCGTCCGATCGTAACGGTGAAAAAATTGCGATCACGGCAGCCGATGTGCGCGATCGGGTTGCGCCGCTTGCGAACAAGGGCGACCTGAGCCGGTTTATCCTCTGA
- the pheS gene encoding phenylalanine--tRNA ligase subunit alpha: protein MGDDLEALKSETLVALQEAQDHSAWDAVRVGTLGKSGRLTRLLKELGKMDAEARRERGQALNRLRDELGKAVELRGAQIAAAELDARLKAERVDVTMPVAVQPAGLLHPILRTIEEMTAIFGAMGFAVADGPDIESQWHNFSALNTPDHHPARTEHDTFYLPPREDGEVERVLRTQTSGVQIRTMLTQEPPLRIIAPGRTYRADHDATHSPMFHQCEGLVVDKNITLGHLKGCVIEFLRVFFDKPNLPVRFRASYFPFTEPSMEVDIGWSRRSGEIGGGEDWLEVLGSGMVHPRVLANCGLDPAEWQGFAFGMGIERLTMLKHGIPDLRSFYESDLRWLRHYGFSALASANLAEGV, encoded by the coding sequence ATGGGCGACGATCTCGAGGCTTTGAAAAGCGAGACGCTGGTAGCGTTGCAGGAGGCGCAGGACCATTCCGCCTGGGATGCGGTGCGCGTTGGCACGTTAGGCAAATCCGGTCGCCTGACCCGTCTTCTGAAGGAACTCGGCAAGATGGATGCCGAGGCCCGGCGCGAGCGTGGCCAGGCGCTCAACCGTCTGCGCGATGAATTGGGCAAGGCGGTGGAATTGCGTGGGGCGCAGATTGCCGCGGCCGAACTCGATGCGCGCCTCAAGGCCGAGCGGGTCGATGTTACCATGCCGGTTGCTGTGCAGCCTGCCGGGCTGCTTCATCCTATTCTGCGGACGATCGAGGAGATGACGGCCATCTTCGGTGCGATGGGTTTTGCCGTTGCCGATGGTCCGGATATTGAAAGCCAGTGGCATAATTTCTCGGCGCTCAACACGCCCGATCACCATCCGGCCCGGACGGAGCATGATACGTTCTATCTGCCGCCGCGGGAGGATGGCGAGGTGGAGCGGGTGCTGCGGACGCAGACCTCGGGCGTTCAGATACGCACGATGCTGACGCAGGAGCCGCCACTGCGGATCATTGCGCCGGGTCGTACCTATCGTGCCGATCACGATGCCACCCATTCGCCGATGTTCCATCAATGCGAAGGCCTGGTGGTCGACAAGAATATCACGCTCGGCCACCTCAAGGGCTGCGTCATCGAATTTCTGCGTGTGTTCTTCGACAAGCCGAACCTGCCTGTGCGTTTTCGCGCATCCTATTTTCCCTTCACCGAGCCATCGATGGAGGTCGACATCGGCTGGTCTCGCCGGAGTGGCGAGATCGGGGGCGGCGAAGACTGGCTTGAGGTTCTCGGCTCGGGCATGGTTCATCCCCGTGTTCTGGCCAATTGCGGCCTTGACCCCGCTGAATGGCAGGGTTTCGCATTCGGTATGGGTATCGAACGACTGACGATGCTGAAGCACGGCATCCCTGACCTTCGATCCTTCTACGAGAGCGATCTGCGTTGGCTGCGTCATTACGGTTTTTCGGCGCTGGCCTCGGCCAATCTGGCGGAAGGAGTTTGA
- the rpmI gene encoding 50S ribosomal protein L35, translating to MPKMKTKSSVKKRFKITATGKVMCGPGNKRHGLINRPKKMKRTNRGPQTMTDMDARTVKQWAPYGLA from the coding sequence ATGCCCAAGATGAAGACGAAGTCGTCGGTCAAAAAGCGGTTCAAGATTACCGCGACTGGCAAGGTGATGTGCGGACCGGGCAACAAGCGCCACGGCCTGATCAATCGCCCGAAGAAGATGAAGCGCACAAATCGTGGTCCGCAGACCATGACGGACATGGATGCCCGCACTGTGAAGCAGTGGGCACCGTACGGACTGGCCTGA
- a CDS encoding glucose/quinate/shikimate family membrane-bound PQQ-dependent dehydrogenase: MNTLSRSRPWAILTTLIFALCGVYLAVGGIWLLSYGDSPYYLISGLALLGVAFLVLRGHQAALWLYTAIILGSLIWAISEVGLDFWSLVPRGDVVVILGIWLLLPFVTRQIPAGRAATAPLAASVALAIVVVIAAFVQDPEDKVGNLPNDRIAEAGSDAAQVPDGDWHAYGRTQYGDRFSPLAQINSTNVHDLKVAWSIHTGDVKGPNDPGETTNEATPVAVNGTLYLCTTHQKLLAVDGATGKTKWEFDPHLYVNPGFQHLTCRGVTYHASDASAVTTDGTPAPGECQHRLFLPVNDGRLFAIDADSGKVCPSFGNNGEIDLRTPGMPYTKVGDYEPTSPPVVTDKVVIVSGAVTDNGSIKEPSGVTRAFDLFTGKLAWVFDPSNPDPNQMPDENHKFVPNSPNSWITSSYDANLGLIYIPTGVQTPDEWGGNRTADAERFASGVLALHADTGKLAWFYQTVHHDLWDMDLPSQMSLVDIKQKDGTVVPALYAPAKTGNIFVLDRRDGHLIVDAPERPVPQGAAPGDHLSPTQPFSKLSLRPEALLTGKDMWGGTIFDQLICRIAFHQLDYHGTFTPPSERGTLVFPGNLGMFEWGGLGVDPQRQIAVANPIALPFVSQLVKRGPTNPLWPTENNKLATGGETGVQPNYGAPYGIMLNPFLDPVLLHIGLPMPCKRPPWGYMAGIDLRTNKVVWQHRNGTLRDSLYNTPYSVQLPPLKIGVPSLGGPLTTAGNVAFLTSTLDFYIRAYDVTNGKTLWQDRLPAGGQATPMSYSANGKQYIVTYAGGHGSFGTKLGDYLIAYALPDQH; the protein is encoded by the coding sequence ATGAATACGCTCTCCCGGTCGCGGCCGTGGGCCATTCTAACCACGCTGATATTCGCCCTTTGTGGCGTTTATCTGGCAGTGGGCGGCATCTGGCTCCTCAGCTATGGCGATTCTCCTTATTATCTGATCTCCGGACTGGCGCTGCTTGGCGTCGCTTTCCTGGTTCTGCGAGGTCACCAAGCGGCACTCTGGCTTTACACAGCCATCATCCTCGGCTCGCTCATCTGGGCGATCAGCGAGGTCGGCCTTGATTTCTGGTCGCTCGTACCGCGTGGTGACGTCGTTGTTATTCTCGGCATCTGGCTGCTGCTGCCCTTCGTCACCCGACAGATCCCTGCCGGTCGTGCGGCGACCGCGCCGCTGGCCGCCAGCGTGGCGCTGGCGATCGTGGTCGTCATCGCAGCCTTCGTCCAGGATCCCGAGGACAAGGTCGGCAATCTGCCGAACGACAGGATTGCCGAAGCCGGCAGCGATGCCGCTCAGGTGCCTGACGGCGACTGGCACGCTTATGGCCGCACGCAGTATGGCGATCGCTTCTCGCCGCTGGCGCAGATCAACTCGACGAACGTGCACGACCTCAAGGTCGCCTGGTCCATCCATACCGGCGATGTGAAAGGCCCGAACGATCCCGGCGAAACGACCAACGAGGCAACGCCCGTCGCCGTCAACGGCACGCTTTATCTGTGCACGACACATCAGAAGTTGCTGGCTGTCGATGGCGCCACGGGCAAGACGAAGTGGGAATTCGACCCACATCTCTACGTCAACCCGGGCTTTCAGCACCTGACCTGCCGTGGCGTCACCTATCATGCTTCGGACGCCTCGGCCGTCACCACGGACGGCACGCCCGCGCCGGGTGAATGCCAGCATCGCCTGTTCCTGCCAGTCAACGACGGTCGCCTGTTCGCCATCGATGCGGATAGCGGCAAGGTCTGCCCCAGCTTCGGCAACAATGGCGAGATCGACCTTCGCACCCCCGGCATGCCCTACACGAAGGTTGGCGACTATGAACCGACCTCTCCGCCCGTCGTCACCGACAAGGTCGTGATCGTCTCCGGCGCCGTGACGGATAACGGTTCGATCAAGGAGCCGTCAGGCGTCACACGCGCGTTCGATCTGTTCACCGGCAAGCTGGCATGGGTGTTCGACCCGTCCAATCCGGACCCGAACCAGATGCCGGACGAGAACCACAAGTTCGTCCCGAATTCTCCGAACTCCTGGATCACGTCATCCTATGACGCGAATCTCGGCCTGATCTACATTCCGACGGGCGTGCAGACCCCTGATGAATGGGGCGGCAACCGCACGGCAGATGCCGAGCGCTTTGCCTCGGGCGTGCTGGCGCTGCATGCCGATACCGGCAAGCTCGCCTGGTTCTACCAGACGGTTCATCACGATCTGTGGGACATGGACCTGCCGTCGCAGATGAGCCTCGTGGACATCAAGCAGAAAGACGGCACGGTCGTGCCTGCGCTTTATGCGCCGGCCAAGACGGGCAACATCTTCGTGCTCGACCGTCGTGACGGTCATCTGATCGTCGATGCTCCGGAACGTCCCGTGCCGCAGGGCGCCGCACCGGGCGATCATCTGTCGCCGACGCAGCCTTTCTCCAAGCTGTCGTTGCGGCCTGAGGCATTGCTGACAGGCAAGGACATGTGGGGCGGCACGATCTTCGATCAGCTCATCTGCCGTATCGCGTTCCATCAACTCGACTATCACGGCACGTTCACGCCGCCGTCCGAGCGCGGCACGCTGGTGTTCCCGGGCAACCTCGGCATGTTCGAATGGGGTGGCCTTGGTGTCGATCCGCAGCGCCAGATCGCCGTTGCCAACCCGATCGCGCTGCCATTCGTCTCACAGCTCGTCAAACGCGGTCCTACCAACCCTCTCTGGCCGACCGAAAACAACAAGCTGGCAACGGGCGGGGAAACGGGCGTCCAGCCGAACTACGGGGCACCGTATGGCATCATGCTGAACCCGTTCCTCGATCCGGTCCTGCTGCACATCGGTCTGCCGATGCCGTGCAAGCGTCCGCCATGGGGCTATATGGCCGGGATCGACCTGCGCACGAACAAGGTGGTCTGGCAGCATCGCAATGGCACATTGCGTGACAGCCTCTACAACACGCCTTATTCCGTGCAGCTTCCGCCGCTGAAGATTGGTGTTCCGAGTCTCGGTGGCCCACTGACGACGGCTGGCAACGTGGCGTTCCTGACCTCCACCCTGGACTTCTATATCCGGGCTTATGACGTCACGAACGGCAAGACGCTCTGGCAGGATCGCCTCCCCGCAGGTGGTCAGGCGACGCCGATGAGCTACTCGGCCAATGGCAAGCAGTACATCGTCACCTACGCTGGTGGTCACGGTTCGTTTGGCACGAAGCTGGGCGATTACCTGATTGCCTATGCGCTGCCGGATCAGCACTGA
- a CDS encoding SufE family protein, with protein MTEAFVVPEDDTARTAIDEIAAELAMFDDWMDRYQYIIELGRKLPEFPLAWQNEAHRVPGCQSQVWLEAEMQDGRLYFAGASDAAIVSGLVALLLRVYSGRTPHEIQETDPVFLHELGLVKALSTNRGNGVDAMARAIMARAAAA; from the coding sequence ATGACCGAGGCATTCGTGGTTCCGGAAGACGATACCGCTCGTACGGCGATCGACGAGATCGCTGCCGAACTGGCGATGTTCGACGACTGGATGGATCGATATCAATATATCATCGAACTGGGGCGGAAACTGCCGGAGTTTCCTCTTGCGTGGCAGAATGAGGCCCATCGCGTTCCGGGCTGCCAAAGCCAGGTGTGGCTCGAAGCCGAAATGCAGGACGGCAGGCTTTATTTTGCCGGTGCGTCGGACGCGGCGATTGTCTCGGGTCTGGTCGCGCTTCTCTTGCGCGTATATTCCGGGCGGACGCCGCACGAGATACAGGAAACCGATCCTGTGTTTCTGCATGAACTCGGCCTGGTCAAGGCGCTTTCCACCAATCGTGGGAACGGCGTGGACGCGATGGCACGCGCGATCATGGCGCGTGCCGCAGCGGCCTGA